The following proteins are co-located in the Siansivirga zeaxanthinifaciens CC-SAMT-1 genome:
- a CDS encoding carboxypeptidase-like regulatory domain-containing protein, with the protein MKHLIYIFTLLVTSFVFSQNTGMVVGQIMDNELNDTPLVLAKAALKDTNVAVDTDLTGMFVIENLEAGDYTLVCSFVGYETKEINIHVDANVPTELKLALEATTISLADLASLTEVAQKTDKTTAVLN; encoded by the coding sequence ATGAAACATTTAATTTACATATTTACACTACTAGTAACTTCTTTCGTATTTAGCCAAAATACAGGTATGGTTGTAGGGCAAATTATGGACAATGAATTAAATGACACACCACTAGTTCTTGCCAAAGCTGCCCTAAAAGATACAAACGTAGCGGTAGATACCGATTTAACTGGTATGTTTGTTATAGAAAATTTAGAAGCTGGCGATTATACTTTAGTTTGCAGCTTTGTTGGTTACGAAACTAAAGAAATTAACATTCATGTAGATGCTAACGTACCTACCGAATTAAAATTAGCGCTCGAAGCCACTACAATTTCTTTAGCAGATTTAGCTTCGCTTACCGAAGTAGCTCAAAAAACAGACAAAACTACAGCTGTTTTAAATTAA
- a CDS encoding TonB-dependent receptor: protein MKKITLLLMLFTATIMQAQNTGSVAGKLTDKEYNDEPLAFANVLIKGSTKGTTSDFDGLYSIENLAPGAYTLVISFVGYETQELPITIVAGKVTTVNVPMGASAASLDEIVITTTTKRESETALLLEQKKAIEIKTSIGAQELDKKAVSNAATATLKVAGVNKKEGSSKIYVRGLGDRYNSTTLNGLPLPSNDPTNKNIDLSLFGTDIIESVGIGKAFSSYMSSDVSGANIDIVSKEITEKSLLKVGISTGANTQTTFKDFKEIDGANWFGVNSNTKHKIRDLNVYSFDNSYSPNSGTANPNVGISLNYGKRFTLSDESNISLFLVGTFGNEYTYQEGRSSNIIDVGNVGTIFDTKTYNYEASKMLMGNIAYKINNNHKISFNHLFVHSNNQQIEDFTGTTTDVGRDNDDNRLINLVLQTEVQNRLFVNQLLSTNNFGASTDVNAAVSYNAIYNDEPDRRKNTFIIDNDSNTTRISQNAVRDNSRFYGNLFETNIAGNLNVVRYLGNRDENKGKLTLGYNGSIADRKFDGIYFDHNFNSPTTTFVDVNNLDQTFNQTNLNNGVFGVETSRGRNSNDAETYLPQLYDAEKTVHAVYGDVIYKFGEKLTANFGLRAEDIKMNVSWDTNISFPGFSNNSNIDLNKQYVLPSLNLKYVLNDKVNFRASSSVTYTYPQFKEIAPFTYEGINFQESGNPALVASDNYNAEIKFELFPSKSELLSVGLFGKLIQNSINRLERNSAIERDFTFDNSGDATVFGAEIETKWDIINNDINEDKTKTLSVGANVTLMKTELKYNTSNTSFNYTGSSSQLEGASPFTLNTDISYQFKNVGNSTIASLVFNYQSDKVFSIGTNFQENIIEKGVPMVDFIFSHQFSKKIAVKFNAKNILNPSFETYRDIPEKLTMSFYKKGATFSAGISFNL, encoded by the coding sequence ATGAAAAAAATCACCCTATTATTAATGCTGTTTACAGCAACAATAATGCAAGCACAAAACACTGGTTCTGTGGCTGGTAAATTAACCGATAAAGAATATAACGACGAGCCTTTAGCCTTTGCTAACGTATTAATTAAAGGCTCTACAAAAGGTACAACCTCTGACTTTGATGGTTTATACAGTATTGAAAATTTAGCGCCAGGCGCATACACTTTAGTTATTAGTTTTGTTGGATACGAAACTCAAGAATTGCCTATTACAATAGTTGCAGGCAAAGTTACTACCGTAAATGTACCCATGGGTGCAAGTGCTGCTTCATTAGACGAAATTGTTATTACAACAACGACAAAACGTGAAAGTGAAACTGCCTTATTATTAGAACAGAAAAAAGCTATAGAAATAAAAACATCTATTGGTGCACAAGAACTAGACAAAAAAGCTGTATCCAATGCAGCTACTGCTACACTTAAAGTTGCAGGTGTAAACAAAAAAGAAGGCTCTAGTAAAATTTATGTAAGAGGTCTTGGTGACAGATATAACAGTACTACGCTTAATGGTTTGCCTTTACCTTCTAACGACCCTACAAATAAAAATATAGATTTATCACTATTCGGAACAGACATTATAGAAAGTGTAGGTATCGGTAAAGCTTTCTCTTCATACATGTCTTCTGATGTTTCTGGAGCAAATATTGATATTGTAAGTAAAGAAATAACTGAAAAGTCTTTATTAAAAGTAGGTATTTCAACAGGTGCTAATACTCAAACAACTTTTAAAGATTTTAAAGAAATAGATGGTGCTAACTGGTTTGGTGTAAACTCTAATACCAAACATAAAATTAGAGACCTAAACGTTTATAGTTTTGACAATAGTTATTCACCTAATTCAGGAACTGCAAATCCAAATGTTGGTATATCATTAAATTATGGTAAAAGATTCACACTTTCTGATGAAAGTAACATTAGCTTATTTTTAGTTGGTACTTTTGGAAATGAGTATACATACCAAGAGGGTCGTTCTTCTAATATTATTGATGTTGGTAACGTAGGAACTATTTTCGACACGAAAACTTACAATTACGAAGCTTCAAAAATGTTAATGGGTAACATCGCTTACAAAATAAACAATAACCATAAAATTAGTTTCAATCATTTGTTTGTTCACTCAAACAATCAACAAATTGAAGATTTTACAGGAACAACAACAGATGTTGGTAGAGATAACGATGATAACCGATTAATAAATTTAGTTTTACAAACAGAAGTTCAAAACAGATTGTTTGTTAATCAATTATTATCTACTAATAACTTTGGAGCATCTACAGATGTTAACGCTGCTGTAAGTTATAATGCTATTTATAATGATGAGCCAGATAGAAGAAAAAACACGTTCATTATTGATAATGATTCAAACACTACTAGAATTTCACAAAACGCTGTAAGAGATAATAGTAGATTTTATGGTAATTTATTTGAAACCAATATCGCAGGAAACTTAAATGTTGTTCGCTATTTAGGAAACAGAGACGAAAACAAAGGAAAATTAACTTTAGGATACAATGGAAGTATCGCCGATAGAAAATTTGATGGTATTTACTTCGACCACAACTTTAATAGTCCAACCACTACCTTTGTTGATGTTAATAATTTAGATCAAACATTTAACCAAACCAACTTAAATAACGGTGTTTTTGGTGTAGAAACTTCTAGAGGAAGAAACAGTAATGATGCTGAAACCTATTTACCTCAATTATACGATGCAGAAAAAACAGTACATGCTGTATATGGTGATGTTATTTACAAGTTTGGCGAAAAACTAACAGCCAATTTTGGATTAAGAGCAGAAGATATTAAAATGAATGTGTCATGGGATACAAACATTAGTTTCCCTGGTTTTTCTAATAATAGTAACATCGATTTAAACAAGCAATATGTGCTTCCTTCATTAAATTTAAAGTATGTATTAAATGATAAAGTTAACTTTAGAGCTTCGAGTAGTGTAACGTATACATATCCACAATTTAAAGAAATTGCGCCTTTTACTTACGAGGGAATTAACTTTCAAGAAAGTGGTAATCCTGCTTTAGTTGCGTCAGATAACTACAACGCCGAGATTAAATTTGAATTATTCCCTAGCAAAAGTGAATTATTATCTGTGGGATTGTTTGGTAAATTAATACAAAACTCCATTAACCGTCTTGAAAGAAATTCGGCAATTGAAAGAGATTTTACCTTTGATAATTCTGGTGACGCTACTGTATTTGGGGCAGAAATTGAAACCAAATGGGATATAATTAATAACGACATTAATGAAGACAAAACTAAAACGTTAAGCGTAGGCGCTAACGTTACATTAATGAAAACAGAGTTAAAATATAATACCTCTAACACTTCATTTAATTACACTGGAAGCAGTTCTCAACTTGAAGGTGCATCACCATTTACTTTAAATACAGATATATCATATCAATTTAAAAACGTTGGTAACTCTACCATAGCATCACTTGTATTTAATTACCAAAGTGATAAAGTATTTAGTATTGGAACTAACTTTCAAGAAAATATAATTGAAAAGGGTGTACCTATGGTAGACTTTATTTTTAGTCATCAATTCTCGAAAAAAATAGCTGTTAAGTTTAACGCTAAAAACATACTTAATCCAAGTTTTGAAACATACCGAGATATTCCAGAAAAGTTAACCATGAGCTTCTATAAAAAAGGAGCTACTTTTTCTGCAGGAATTAGTTTTAATTTATAG